The Polyodon spathula isolate WHYD16114869_AA chromosome 10, ASM1765450v1, whole genome shotgun sequence genome contains the following window.
TATAAAAGTAACCAGAAACAGATATCGTATTTAAGCACCATACTAATTCAAGGCATTCAATTAACATTGATTCTTAGATGTTTATGTAGAATTTCAATATGCGTAAAAAGCCTAAAATTAAACCTACATCTAAACATACTGTTCACAAAAAATCCAGACGGTCGTATTACTATTTCTTACTGTCTGTTAATGCATATCAAAATATTAAGACAACCGATGTAAAAAAGATTCCGCCGCCCTACTATTAAAAATAGCGTTCAGATATCTACTGCTTAACTACAATTCCCacttgtgtttatatataaaaaaaaaaaaaaaaaaaaaaaaaagttgtttttaaaatatcataATACACTCACCAGCCTGCAGTCaaacaaatgtaacaaattaaaaaGTCAAGTTTATTTGATAATGTCTGTTTAGTTACGTTATACCCAGAAGTATTTCATACCAGCTTACATAAATTATACCAAAAACCTTCCTTAAATTGTAAAACCTGTATGTTTAGTGCAAAACAATGCGAGAAATAAAAGacggttgtttattttttggaatagaactttttttttttttccagaatacatacaaaaaaataccaGTTCTCTCTCCATGGTATACACcttaaaaataattgcaatttaaaattataaatgacaAATTGGGATTTTAGTAACAAACATGCATGTGAATTATTTTCTTCCAAAGGAGACAATAGGAACGTACAATACAATCATAGCAATTTCAAATAAACATCGAAAAGAAAAACCCCtatttttcattaatattctAACGTGGGTGTTTCACTTTACCTATAGAGCTCAGTTTTAAAGTAATGCACTTTtgagttatttgtattttttcgttttttattGTCCTGCTTGAAgctaacataaataaatacagcgtCCACGGATCCAGTCCTTAAGTGGACAGTAATATAAAagtctttatatttgtatttttttatataaatttgttagtcttttttgttttactgatatCCCAGTGCGGATGCTGTGGTCAGTCTTTGTCCGTACAGTGCGTATGGAGAGTAATATGGTCCTGTGGCTGCAGGTACTGGCACAGGTGCACCAGTTGGTAAGGGGCTCTTTGAATAAGGATGGTAGCGACTGCTCAGTCCCAAAGCATGGTGTGGGCTCCTGAGTGCTAATGTGCTGGGGCTTCCAGGTGCCCCTGTTGGGGGCATGTGCATGTGGCAAGCCATAGCAGCGGCTGCTGCACTGGCTAAAGATGATGAGCTTGGGTAACCGGATATGAGCTTTTCTGTTCCAGTGAAAGCTGTGTGGGTTCGCAGGTGGTTCAGGAGTTCTTCAGAGGAGGAAAAACGCTTGTCACAAGGTCCATTGGCCGACACCCAGTTGCAGACGTGTGGCAGGGGATCGTTGGGGAGCATGAAGCCGTAAGGGTATAAGGGGTGCCCAGCAAATGATGGTGGTGAGGAGTGGACGCTGTGCAATGGGTGCGTTTGGTATACCAGCGGGTATCCAGATTTAAGAGCTGCTACAGCTGCAGAGTCGTGTGCACACTGTGCACTGGCAGCCCCAGTCAGGTGACTTGCACAGTGGTAGCTTAAGCAGTAAGGGTCTCTACAAATACTAGCAGACATCATTGAAGGTGGGGAGGCTCCGGCTAAGGGGCTAGATCCTGCCTTACTGCAGCCTAATGAACTGGCAAGCTGGGCATTAACTAGGCTGTTGGACTTGGTTGGGTCTAAAGTCACTCCGTGGTGCAAGAATTGATGTGGATAGCCAGCATAGGCCCCGGCCAAAGACCCAGGGTATGACATGcctgctggtggaagtggaaaAACAGTCTGTCCTGGTTTATATGGTGAAACAGGAGCTACAAGACCAGATCCAAGTACTGATGCAGATGAGGCTGAAGATACTGATAGAGAGTCTGAAGTTACAGATTTTGACCCTGAATTAGTATCCTGGTGTTGGTTGACCTCTACATTTATTCCAGCACAACTCACACTTATCCTGCTGTGGCTGATGCTAGAAGCTCCAGACCCCTCAGATGTGCTATTTTTATTAGATTCTGAGTCTTTCTTGTCCTGACTGTCTCCTGGTTTGCTCTCTGATGGCAACGGGGAAGCAGAAGTGCTggagctggggctgcctgtcCTTGGAGTAAATGGCTGGCAGGTGGCGCTAGGCACGCGGAAACCAGATTTCTCTCCACTGGAAGCCCCGGTGTCCTTCTTCTCAGATAGTTTTGAGTAAGGTTTGAAGCTCGACTTGTCTTCCACTCCTATGTCACTCAATTTCAATGGGCCAGATTTGGAGTCTTTGTCACTAGATCCATTAGATGTTACTGAGGAGAGTTTAGAAGAGGCTGGAGGGTCTGGTTTTCCTATTTGTGAGCAAGTTTGAGCCAAAAGGGCCAGTGGACTTTTCTTGGCATCAAGCTGTGAGAAACAAgcaaaacagtattattaaatttAAGATTAACGTACTTAATAcaacatttaatacatttctaaaaatagtTTTCATATAGTCTAAAACGCAGCGTTAAAATGAATCAAAGGCACAGTTATCTAATTTATGCATTTAACAATTCCGAGAAAATGGCTAAAAGTGAATGTTGAGAGGAAACAGGAGCACAAACCAGTTTACTCACTGACACTATAGCGCAATGCGTAGAActatacagcaaaataaaacatttcatactTTCCATTTCTTATAAGTGgcattttatttcttataaaagtGATTACATAATAAAAGTACTTtggttaatacaaaaaaaaaaaatggtaacaatAAAAGggtaaaaacatttcatttgaaaaaatgtaaacgtTGTTTATAAATTTGGGTTATGGGTAAATGTGGTcgaaaaatgtcatttatatatataattacgcACACAAACTGTAATTGAAAATCCTCACCTCGATTGGGCTAACGGGGGTAGACGGCAGGGGCTGGAGATACTCTGGGTGCAGAATGTGTCCTGTCCGTGCCGTAAGCATTTTCAACACCTTGATGGGAAGGCGATTAGCTTGCCTTATTGGATCCGAAGGAGGAACGGAGTGGAGAAAGGGCTTGTTGAGATTTGTCGCGGAGCTGTTATTCCAAGCACCGCTGCGCTCCCAGCCTTGATTATTTCTATTTCGTAGAGCAGAGACCGAGGGCGATGTGATCATGACCCAATTCTCGTAGAAATTGTTGAAAATGCATTCATtagattcataaaaaaaaacagatgttcatttttttctttaaaattacaaaGTACGACCAGTCCAAGATCAACAAAATCGGTATAATCCTTAGGTAGCAGCGTACAGTCAGGAGGCGGACGTGCGGCTATCGGTTAAAGCTCTTGCTGCACTAGAAGCTCTGTTGTCTCTGCGTGTCTTAACAGATCTGCACAGCAGTTCGCCCAACCCGAAATCTGGCAGAAAACCTCACTTCAAAAGCAGCTGAATTAGTCAGAGATTAAAGCCTTTGCCGCCTTCCAATCAAATGGGACCCAGAGGTGATTGGAGGGTCAAGGGGATGTgacgttcctttttttttttttgtaaactcttCTATTTTGTTCGCTAGGGGGAGGCTGGATTTAATACTGTGTTTCTTATATACGCCATAACAACCTGTAATTGTAAACAGCAGAGCATGCACAgcaactaaattaaaacaaagccaAAAAGATACGCATTTGTTTCAGAATCTTATTAAAAATAACCTAGGCTATATATGCATTGTATCATTTGTATTGTAGCTAAGCATatctttacagtgcttccctggtATCAATGAGGTGGGTTGCTAGTACATAGCTAAGATATTTTCCAAATATGCTATTCTAGgctatacaatttatatatatatatatatatatatatatatatatatatatatatatatatatatatattatttatcgTATGTTTAGCATGTAAATACACGAAATATATTACCACTAGCTACTTTTTAAGCAAAGCAAATTggtagttattttaagtaaagtTCAACGCAACCTTGCGAAATAAAAGCACGCAATATCTTGGTGTTAAACAAACGCATGAATGATAAGGTTAAATGCGTTTAATGGGACCACTGCAAACATGACTTTTGAGCTATTTTAATACTGTCAGAGTACTCAGTTTCACACAGTTCCGGATGATTTCCAGTTTGTCACTGTATTACCAATAGCCTGGTCAGGCTCGAGTATTGAGATGTTTTAAGTAAGCTTAGATACACGGGAATGTTCACCAGAAGTCTAAATGCAATAGCTGCCTTcctaagttttaaaaaaacaaaaaataaagtgtacACCAAACAAAAGATCAACCTTTTTTGTCTCGGGTTTAAATTCTCCAATCAGACATGCGTTAACAGGTAAGGGCCAATGCAGAAATCGAGGGATGTGAATGTCACATGTTTTCAATATTATATGCACCTCCCTCCCTTCTATTTCTATCTCCACCCCTCAGTCAACTGTCAATTCTGCTCGACCGCAATCAATCAGTTATTTGTCAGCCCCTGTCAATCCGCCCTTGATTTATGTCAGCTTTTGTTGCTGATTACAAGCCTGGTGTGACTGGAAGAAAAAGGGAGAGGAAAAAGACGGCTCTTTTGAAAGATCCATTCAATTTCAGGAAATAAATCGTTCTCAAAGTAAATTCAATTTGTATAGCAACAAAGCGGACAGACGCACTTCGGTTTGCGCGAAAGAAGTATACATAcctcctttattttcaaagaaacctACAGAATATTTATATCTATTTGTACTAATACTAACAacgaaggtttttttttttttttccaggccaAATTAATCAGACTGGCGCCGTGAGTCTGTTACAACTTTCAAAGTAAACGATCTGTTTCAACAATCAAGTTGACGATTTTATATGTGTGACTGTAATCGTCAATAATGTAGCCATTAGCGCAATCATGTAGCAGTAAGACATTAATATTTACATAGTTCAGTTTTTGCAGCGTACTTGCTGTATCGGTATATCATAATTAAATCATACTTGCATTCAGTAAGTGTGTTTGCGAATCTAGACAATAGGTTAGAAGTGAAAACCTGTAAACCTGAAGgctgttgattttatttgtgcagttttatttctCCCCTTTCTTTTCACCGGCAAATGCATGTGTTAATCAATCTTCGCTTTTGTTTCCGGCTCAACTTGGTGGCCCACACAATCTACATTAACAAAAGGTCACTTGGAGATAAAAACAGATTTGACAAGGGAGGGAACATGGAAAGTGCTGAGGGGTCGGATATAAATCCCGGCGTAGAATCCTCAAAAAGGACTAGATTCCTTAATCGGCGGCTCTGTTAGActaaccttatatatatatatatatatatatatatatatatatatataatatatatatatatatatataatatattatatgtagAGAGAGACGTAATATATTACtgaagttttatatatttattaaatttgtgCAGTGCGTTTGATGATTTTTATCTGCATAACACAtccgttttattattattttttctaacgACTAGTCATATTGATTGATTAAGTGCGGTGAAACTCGAAAAAGAAGCTGCAACCTTCATTCGAGTTCATTTGCATTAAAGTGCTTggaacagctgttttttttacaggaccAGAGAGGCTATCTGTTTTCTAGTTGTATTTGTCCTGCCTCCTGTTGTGAACGAATAAAAGATTAATTGTATTTAGGTGGAGTTTACTGAGTTTTTAGATTCTTATATCACTTTCGAAATAAGGGGAACCCAAAACTGAAGGCCCTCACAAACAGTCGCACTATCGAGAGTGTCACTGATATAATGCATTGTATGTTTAATattgtgtgtttaatatttaatattgtatgtATAATACTGTGTTTTCGTATTAACGGCGTTGTTTGTGCCACTAATAAGTTAAACATCTTAATATCGAAAATACATAAacgtctcatttttttttttttttttttttttttttttttgctttttgaaaaacaagtGTTGAAGTCCACAACAACCTGCTTATTTTTCTTCGTTCGACAACCCCCTTTTTTTCTAGATGAACTTCCAGTGTTAAAAGTGCAGagtttacaatgtattttaatttgataaaTGTTTGCTAGAAATGTATCAGTCTGCGGATCGAGGCTAACAGGTTGATAACATTGTAgtaaaagtagttttaaaaagtatgcaatacattttaaacaccgaGCTTGTCAATTCTGTTAATGAAAGCGCGACAAGCAAATATAATTATCAACCCCTACCTAAACTTTATTTCACCTACCAGCTATTGACAGGGGTGTCAAGTCGATTTTTTTTTGGACACACAAtggaaatgatttattttctttaaaaaaagaagaggcGGCCAGATCTTTCAGAAAAGAAGTTTTAAAAATGCCTTGAACTCTTCACTGTTGAGATGGCTAATCAGTATTGAGGCTCCGGGGCAATCGGGCAGCTTTTCAATGCGGTTTTCCTTTCATCTGAAGCTGGATGGAGGCGCTCAATTAAAAGCCTATCAGTTTGTAAGTAAATCAACGCCTATCAAAGTTGTCACATCAAACAAAACGATTATTATTGCAACCCGCCTCCCCTATTAATCTCTTTCTAAGGTAATCGGCTTGACAGGTTAACCGGGAGAGCAAAAAACCCTGGAGTGGATAACAACTGGAATGGATTATGgagccattaaaataaaataaaaatacaaataataataataaaaaaaaacagtcatggCAAGTTTACACAAGTTGAATTTGTTTCCCGAATCTTTATTAAATTGAaatgacatgtttttaaacacaccTATATCCACTCGTCCACATTACATTGAAAACAGACTTTCCTTTTTTTGAGGCAAAGTTTAATGGTTTAGGGTTAGACCTAACTAATCAATTTAGTTAAGAAACAAATATCACATTTCTTAACTTGATATTTCATTTAGTCAATACCAATACAGGTATTTTCGAAACGCATACACTGCACACAAAATGCGATGTAATATATTACTTTCTTCATCGTAATTAAAGGcccatttttttctaaataatttaattttacaaaaagtaGGCCTACAACATAATTAGCATATATGGTTTGATATAGACCTCGTGTATATTGCATATTTTTCAAATTGATGTAGATTATATATGGGGCCGCAAATGCCGTAATATTCCTATCAGTCTGGTAGGCTATGCTCTGTTTATGAGATTTAGCCTTTTTATCCTCCGACTAGGTTATATCTGActcttaatgtaaaaaaaaaaaaaatggtttcgtTTTTTGATGTAtggatttattgtttttttgtaattccaTTCTCAACTTCTTAAAGTATTCTTACACTTCATTTATATAACACCCAACTTTAACAAACACATAGACAGTCATTAAAATGCAATCGGCAGAGTTGTTGTTGAATGGATTTTTAGTTCAAGTTGAAATATTTTCTCTACCTGTTAATATTAAATTTAATGCGAATCTGTTTAATTTTTAAGTTCTGCACTTTCAGGGTGAAAAAGTATGGTAGTGAAATAAAGTcctgtgaaaaaaacaagatCTTACTAATGAAATAATGCCTTTGAATTTCAAGCTGTCTTGATTTGTAAAATTCTGCATGAAATGTCCCATACGTTATCATATTTCAATAATAGAGGGAAAAACATTCAATCTGTACCCCCCCCACAAAAAGGGATATATCACTTTCAGAAAGACTTGAAAAGTACCAAAACGGCTTACAATATAATTCAAACATTAAAAGGGTGTCTTGCTGATCAGAGTAAGCTAGAAATAtgcaaaaggcttttttttttttttttttttttttttgattgataaCAGGGATGCTGTTTTCTGCAAAGCCTGTCAAAGACTGACACGGTGCTTGAGTTATTAGGGCAGAGAAGGGCAACCATAAATTTACAACGTCAGGCAAAAACTCTCTTTATTGTTTGCATGATGGATGGGTTTCTGTACCAGATACCAAATACTCGGTATTACCCTTAAATGGGAACACATTTTTCGTGGCCATAATTCACGATATTTAAATAGAAGGTTTGAAATGCCTACCAATATTTCATGCCAGTGACATGAATCACTCCCCGCAtgcaaatataattatttacagcACAGAAGTACCATGTGTGTTACAAATGTTTCAGCCATTTGTACTGGACAAGCGCCCTATTTTAGGGTTATTTCTAAATTGGAgaattgtatataaaatattgaacGTCAGTTTTAATCAATCCAAGTAGTGCAGTCACACGCTTTTGgtcattttcacaaaatattatACGATATTATACTTTCAGTAGCCTATGTGCTCTTTTTTACCACGATTTTAATAGttatgataaaatatatatttttaatataacaaatgtTAACAGTTTCTCTTCACAATCtcaatgataaataaaaaacaagttaaactACGAAAAAACCCTCTATAATCAGTGATCTCTGCTTGTAAAAAAATAccgatttttttaaacattagatctaccaagttattattattattattattattattattattattattattattattattattaaatccacACTGCACATATGTAAGCTACTCATTGACTAGTAGTGGTCTATTAAAACACACTTAGGGCGTTGAAGAATCGAAGA
Protein-coding sequences here:
- the LOC121322135 gene encoding zinc finger protein 503-like, giving the protein MITSPSVSALRNRNNQGWERSGAWNNSSATNLNKPFLHSVPPSDPIRQANRLPIKVLKMLTARTGHILHPEYLQPLPSTPVSPIELDAKKSPLALLAQTCSQIGKPDPPASSKLSSVTSNGSSDKDSKSGPLKLSDIGVEDKSSFKPYSKLSEKKDTGASSGEKSGFRVPSATCQPFTPRTGSPSSSTSASPLPSESKPGDSQDKKDSESNKNSTSEGSGASSISHSRISVSCAGINVEVNQHQDTNSGSKSVTSDSLSVSSASSASVLGSGLVAPVSPYKPGQTVFPLPPAGMSYPGSLAGAYAGYPHQFLHHGVTLDPTKSNSLVNAQLASSLGCSKAGSSPLAGASPPSMMSASICRDPYCLSYHCASHLTGAASAQCAHDSAAVAALKSGYPLVYQTHPLHSVHSSPPSFAGHPLYPYGFMLPNDPLPHVCNWVSANGPCDKRFSSSEELLNHLRTHTAFTGTEKLISGYPSSSSLASAAAAAMACHMHMPPTGAPGSPSTLALRSPHHALGLSSRYHPYSKSPLPTGAPVPVPAATGPYYSPYALYGQRLTTASALGYQ